In a single window of the Zonotrichia leucophrys gambelii isolate GWCS_2022_RI chromosome 2, RI_Zleu_2.0, whole genome shotgun sequence genome:
- the GDF6 gene encoding growth/differentiation factor 6: protein MNARRALLSAALLASLLWDLPCCLPASLPASSELAASSKGGRSRRVPRSPRENRPRQGGHAVDRALPRAEPHEYMLSLFRTYSIAEKLGINASFFQSSKSANTITSFVDRGRDDLSPAPLRRQQYVFDVSTLSETEELVGAELRLFRRAPRGRPPPTAPLHVQLSVCLSPRPLDSRALDPAPSAGWEVFDVRQGLREQRPRKRLCLELRASAESGPRRWLDLRGLGFARRPRPPQERALLVVFTRARRRSLLGELRAELGAAPPPAARRPPARRQRRTAFASRHGKRHGKKARLRCSKKPLHVNFKELGWDDWIIAPLEYEAHHCEGVCDFPLRSHLEPTNHAIIQTLMNSMDPGSTPPSCCVPTKLTPISILYIDAGNNVVYKQYEDMVVESCGCR, encoded by the exons ATGAATGCGCGCCGGGCCCTGCTCTCCGCCGCCTTGCTCGCCAGCCTCCTCTGGGATTTACCTTGCTGCCTCCCggcttccctccctgcctcctcgGAGCTCGCCGCCTCCTCCAAAGGTGGTCGCAGCCGCAGAGTGCCGCGGTCCCCACGGGAAAACCGCCCGCGGCAAGGGGGACACGCCGTGGACCGGGCGCTCCCACGGGCGGAACCCCACGAGTACATGCTGTCTCTGTTCAGGACTTACTCTATCGCGGAGAAACTGGGCATCAACGCCAGCTTTTTTCAGTCGTCCAAATCCGCCAACACCATCACTAGTTTTGTAGACAGGGGACGAG ACGATCTCTCGCCCGCTCCCTTGAGGCGGCAGCAGTATGTGTTTGATGTGTCGACCCTCTCGGAGACGGAGGAGCTCGTGGGGGCCGAGCTGCGGCTGTTccgccgggccccgcggggccgcccGCCGCCCACCGCCCCGCTGCACGTGCAGCTCTCCGTCTGCCTCTCGCCGCGACCGCTGGACTCCCGCGCCCTGGACCCGGCCCCGTCGGCCGGCTGGGAGGTGTTCGACGTGCGGCAGGGCCTGCGGGAGCAGCGGCCCCGGAAGcggctgtgcctggagctgcgGGCCTCGGCGGAGAGCGGCCCGCGCCGCTGGCTCGACCTGCGGGGCCTGGGCTTCGCGCGCCGGCCGCGGCCGCCTCAGGAGCGCGCGCTGCTGGTGGTCTTCACCCGCGCGCGGCGGCGGAGCCTCCTCGGGGAGCTGCGCGCCGAGCtgggcgcggccccgccgcccgccgcccgccgcccgccggccCGGCGCCAGCGCCGCACCGCCTTCGCCAGCCGCCACGGCAAGCGGCACGGCAAGAAGGCCCGGCTGCGCTGCAGCAAGAAGCCGCTGCACGTCAACTTcaaggagctgggctgggacgACTGGATCATCGCCCCGCTGGAATACGAGGCCCACCACTGCGAGGGCGTCTGCGACTTCCCGCTGCGCTCCCACCTGGAGCCCACAAACCACGCCATCATCCAGACCCTCATGAACTCCATGGACCCCGGCTCCACGCCGCCCAGCTGCTGCGTCCCCACCAAGCTGACTCCCATCAGCATCCTCTACATCGACGCGGGCAACAACGTGGTGTACAAGCAGTACGAGGACATGGTGGTGGAGTCCTGCGGCTGCAGGTAG